A part of Primulina eburnea isolate SZY01 chromosome 10, ASM2296580v1, whole genome shotgun sequence genomic DNA contains:
- the LOC140802848 gene encoding uncharacterized protein, which yields MSLQLADRSVKYPRGFIEDEAMKDPLEATLTTELKDDELHEEKYEIVAYFKANHPQKKPVRMKLEYLGDRRDLTPQKSSIEEPPTLELKSLPPHLKYMYLDENNKLPVIIYVVLTDAMDDKLLNVLKEHKRAFAWKVAHIKGINSSIFMHKILMEEKYSPLVQIWRILNPKMKDNRAYLCSLLLHQARKFKDNCRHMSFGLCNALATFQRCMTAIFYDMIETFLVKFMYDFSIFGATFDECLQNLNLVLMRYKETNLAYDNLKDHLVTAPILVAPNWDLPFEVMFDASDTVVGAVLGQRRNKVLHTIYYASKTLDEARLNYATTESELIEVVFALDKFHSYIILSKVIVFTDHSGLKCLLLRKRPNHDCLGGFYFIKNLTLK from the exons ATGTCTTTGCAGCTAgcagacagatctgtcaagtatccacgagGATTCATAGAGGAT GAAGCTATGAAGGATCCCTTGGAAGCCACTCTCACCACTGAATTGAAGGACGATGAACTGCATGAAGAGAAATATGAAATAGTAGCATACTTTAAAGCCAACCATCCACAGAAGAAGCCAGTAAGGATGAAATTGGAATATTTGGGGGATCGAAGAGACTTGACCCCGCAGAAGTCAAGCATTGAGGAACCACCGACACTTGAGCTCAAATCACTGCCTCCACACCTAAAGTATATGTACTTAGATGAGAATAACAaattacctgtcattatttatGTTGTTTTGACAGATGCAATGGATGACAAACTGCTGAATGTCCTTAAAGAACACAAGAGGGCGTTTGCCTGGAAGGTGGCACACATCAAGGGAATAAATTCATCAATCTTCATGCACAAAATCCTGATGGAAGAGAAGTATTCGCCCCTCGTGCAAATTTGGAGGATACTCAACCCAAAAATGAAAGACAATCGAGCGTACCTTTGTTCGCTTCTTCTCCACCAAGCACGGAAGTTTAAGGATAACTGTAG ACATATGTCATTTGGTCTTTGTAATGCTCTTGCCACTTTTCAACGatgcatgactgctatattctatgatatgattgaaacttTTCTTGTGAAATTTATGTATGACTTCTCTATTTTCGGTGCAACGTTTGATGAGTGTTTGCAGAATCTCAACTTGGTATTGATGAGGTACAAAGAGACAAACCTG GCATATGATAACTTAAAGGATCATTTGGTGACAGCTCCTATTTTGGTGGCACCTAACTGGGACCTGCCCTTTGAGGTAATGTTCGATGCTAGTGATACTGTTGTTGGTGCTGTTCTAGGCCAAAGGAGGAACAAGGTACTTCACAccatatactatgcaagtaagactttaGATGAAGCGCGattgaattatgcaacaactgagAGTGAATTAATTGAAGTGGTATTTGCTCTTGATAAGTTCCATTCATACATTATTTTGTCAAAAGTCATtgtttttactgatcattctggaCTCAAGTGCTTGCTTCTAAGAAAGAGGCCAAACCACGATTgcttaggtggattttacttcATCAAGAATTTGAccttgaaataa